DNA sequence from the Leptospiraceae bacterium genome:
TCTTGGATTCCTGCTTTATCCGCTGAAGAACCTGGAACAACAAAACGAACAACCACTCCTTTTTGATCTCTTGGTATTCCTAAGTATTCTTTTAATCCTTCATTGACTTCTGCTACACTGATTCCGAGTGCTGCTTTACCAATGACACGTTTTTCTTTTTTTAGGATTTCAATGGTTTCTTTGATTTCATTAATAGGAATAGCAAATCCGATTCCGACACTTCCACCCTTCCCATCAGGAGAAATTATGGATTGATTGATACCTATCACCTCTCCATAGATGTTCAACAAAGGACCTCCTGAATTTCCAGGATTGATGGAGGCGTCAGTTTGGATCCTTGAATACTTCGTATTATCAATATATCGAGTAACAGCTGACACAATCCCAAACGTAAAGGTTCTTGCTAATCCATAGGGTGATCCCAACGCAAAGACCAGCTGTCCCGGTTTGACTTTATCAGAATCTCCCAAAACTGCGGGTTGTAGTTTATCCGATGCAGGAACCTTGATCAGAGCTATGTCTGAGTTTTCGTCCCTTCCTACAAGTTTGGCGATAGCTCTTGTATCATCACTAAAATAAACCTCAATTACCGAAGCTCCTTTTACTACATGGCTATTGGTAACAATATAACCCTCTTTGTCGATGATCACACCTGAACCAGCACCTTCCACCTGATGATAAAAATCAAACCAAGCATGAGGACGGACTAAGATGTTCGTTTTAATATAAACCACTGACGGTTGAGCCTTATTGTAAACATTCATGAACGTTTTTTCAATTTCCACAGCGCTGATCTGATCCGAGGCTGGAATAGGATCAGCATTCGTTTGCAGTGTTCCAGATTTCCAAAATTGCTTAAATCCTGAGTAAAATAAGGGACTAAAAAAGGTTCCCAACAAAAAAGCAGCGAAAAGTAAATTCACTAAAACATATCTTGATACTTGGATTTTTTTCATAGGTTCCCCTCAATGAACATGATTTACGTTTTTGTCAAAAAAATCAATTTTTTCTGAGACTTATCTGAAAGAATTGAAGGGTTTTTCGGAGAGGGAGGGATTCGAACCCTCGGTACTCCTTTTGGGAGTACACAGCATTTCCAGTGCTGCACCTT
Encoded proteins:
- a CDS encoding trypsin-like peptidase domain-containing protein, which encodes MKKIQVSRYVLVNLLFAAFLLGTFFSPLFYSGFKQFWKSGTLQTNADPIPASDQISAVEIEKTFMNVYNKAQPSVVYIKTNILVRPHAWFDFYHQVEGAGSGVIIDKEGYIVTNSHVVKGASVIEVYFSDDTRAIAKLVGRDENSDIALIKVPASDKLQPAVLGDSDKVKPGQLVFALGSPYGLARTFTFGIVSAVTRYIDNTKYSRIQTDASINPGNSGGPLLNIYGEVIGINQSIISPDGKGGSVGIGFAIPINEIKETIEILKKEKRVIGKAALGISVAEVNEGLKEYLGIPRDQKGVVVRFVVPGSSADKAGIQENDFIYKLNDQNIESTEDLVRAIQRAGIGAEVELHIIRKGNRIKIKAIVGEDLS